The Colletotrichum higginsianum IMI 349063 chromosome 2, whole genome shotgun sequence genome has a segment encoding these proteins:
- a CDS encoding FAD linked oxidase, which translates to MASRSRIQPLLRNAARRQSLLSAGGRHALRPVSAPAAAAAAARYITTTVVRPSKADGLKEIKLTSAAYPDIKRDSRFAEVTDAHAAYFKDLLGPSGVIDGVTADATDDIAAFNEDWLRKYRGQSRLVLKPASTDEVSKILAYCNEQKLAVVPQGGNTGLVGGSVPVFDEIIINMSRMSRIHSFDDVSGTLVVDAGVILEVADRYLAEKGYIFPLDLGAKGSCHVGGNVATNAGGLRLLRYGSLHGNVLGLEAVLPDGTVVDDLCTLRKNNTGYDLKQLFIGGEGTIGIITKVSIICPQRSKAVNVAFFGLESYEKAQQAFKAAKGQLGEILSAFELMDARSQDLVHAVRQNKRPLEDEHPFYCLVETSGSNGDHDYEKLEAFLEDVMSNEIVSDGVLAQDETQSKALWGWREGIPECLGHWGGTYKYDVSIPLKDLYKLVDDTKAKMEEAGLVGDTDEFPAVGVVGYGHMGDSNLHLNVAVRRYDKRIEKVLEPFVYEWIQERQGSISAEHGLGVAKKSFIGYSRNETMVGLMKQIKNLYDPNGIMNPYKYV; encoded by the exons ATGGCCTCTAGATCAAGAATCCAGCCCCTCCTCCGGAACGCGGCGCGGAGGCAATCACTCCTGAGCGCCGGTGGACGGCATGCTTTGCGGCCAGTCtcggccccggccgccgccgccgccgccgcccgttATATTACGACCACCGTCGTGAGACCCTCCAAGGCCGACGGCCTCAAGGAGATCAAGCTTACATCTGCGGCGTACCCGGACATCAAGCGGGACTCCCGCTTCGCCGAGGTCAccgacgcccacgccgcctACTTCAAGGACCTCCTGGGCCCCTCGGGCGTCATCGACGGTGTCACGGCCGACGCGACggacgacatcgccgccttcaacgaGGACTGGCTGCGCAAGTACCGCGGCCAGTCTCGCTTGGTCCTCAAGCCCGCGTCCACCGACGAGGTCAGCAAGATCCTCGCGTACTGCAACGAGCagaagctcgccgtcgtGCCCCAGGGCGGCAACAcgggcctcgtcggcggttCCGTGCCCGTCTTTGACGagatcatcatcaacatgaGCCGCATGAGCCGCATCCACTCGTTCGACGACGTCAGCGGCactctcgtcgtcgacgctggcgtcatcctcgaggtcgccgaccGCTAcctggccgagaagggctACATCTTCCCGCTGGACCTGGGCGCCAAGGGCTCGTGCcacgtcggcggcaacgtcgcCACGAACGCCGGGGGTCTGCGCCTGCTCCGGTACGGTAGCCTGCACGGCAACGTGCTGGGGCTCGAGGCCGTGCTGCCggacggcaccgtcgtcgacgacctctgCACGCTGCGCAAGAACAACACGGGCTACGACCTCAAGCAGctcttcatcggcggcgagggcaccATCGGCATCATCACAAAGGTCTCCATCATCTGCCCGCAGCGCTCCAAGGCCGTCAAcgtcgccttcttcggcctcgagtCGTACGAAAAGGCCCAGCAGGCCTTTaaggccgccaagggccagctcggcgagatCCTATCGGCGTTCGAGCTCATGGACGCCCGCAGCCAGGACCTCGTCCACGCCGTGCGCCAGAACAAGCGGcccctcgaggacgagcacCCGTTCTACtgcctcgtcgagacgagcGGCTCCAACGGCGACCACGActacgagaagctcgaggcctTCCTTGAGGACGTCATGTCCAACGAGATCGTCTCggacggcgtgctcgccCAGGACGAGACGCAGAGCAAGGCCCTCTGGGGCTGGCGCGAGGGCATCCCCGAGTGCCTGGGCCACTGGGGCGGCACGTACAAGTACGACGTGTCGATCCCGCTCAAGGACCTCTacaagctcgtcgacgacaccaaggccaagatggaggaggcaGGCCTCGTCGGAGACACGGACGAGTtccccgccgtcggcgtcgtcggctaCGGCCACATGGGCGACTCGAACCTGCACCTCAACGTCGCCGTCAGACGGTACGACAAGCGCATCGAGAAGGTCCTCGAGCCCTTTGTGTACGAGTGGATCCAGGAGCGTCAAGGCAGCATCAGCGCCGAGCATGGCCTGGGCGTGGCCAAGAAGAGCTTCATTGGCTACAGCCGTAACGAAACCATGGTCGGGCTTATGAAGCAGATTAAGAATCTCTACGACCCG AATGGCATCATGAACCCTTACAAATACGTCTGA